One stretch of Streptomyces sp. A2-16 DNA includes these proteins:
- a CDS encoding ABC transporter ATP-binding protein: MDQPSATEPDPEGSDESASAGAGDSVIHTHALTKRYRGGQLAVDGLDLTVPAGSVFGFLGPNGSGKTTTIRMLMGLIEPTSGSARVLGRPMPRASRAVLPHVGALIEGPALYGFLSGRDNLVRYDAADPTADPRTRRARVASALDRVGLAAAAGKKAKAYSLGMKQRLGLAAALLQPRRLLVLDEPTNGLDPQGMREIRSLVRELASDGTTVFLSSHLLDEIEQVCTHAAVMARGRLITQGPVEELAAGAKGRLVVTTPDPTDAARVLKEQGVGDVVLAEDRVTSDPPDGDLADINAALVAAGVRVRGFGIERASLEDAFVALTGEGFDVAG, translated from the coding sequence ATGGACCAGCCGTCCGCCACGGAGCCGGACCCGGAGGGGTCGGACGAGAGCGCTTCGGCGGGCGCGGGTGACAGCGTCATCCACACCCACGCCCTCACCAAGCGCTACCGCGGCGGACAGCTCGCCGTGGACGGTCTCGACCTGACCGTCCCGGCGGGCAGCGTCTTCGGCTTCCTCGGCCCCAACGGCTCCGGCAAGACCACCACCATCCGCATGCTGATGGGCCTCATCGAACCGACCTCCGGCTCGGCACGCGTCCTGGGCCGCCCCATGCCGCGCGCCTCCCGGGCCGTACTCCCGCACGTCGGCGCGCTCATCGAGGGCCCGGCCCTCTACGGCTTCCTCTCCGGCCGCGACAACCTCGTCCGCTACGACGCCGCCGACCCGACCGCCGACCCCCGCACCCGGCGTGCCCGCGTGGCGTCGGCCCTGGACCGGGTGGGCCTGGCGGCCGCCGCGGGCAAGAAGGCGAAGGCGTACTCGCTGGGCATGAAACAGCGCCTCGGCCTGGCCGCCGCCCTCCTCCAGCCCCGCAGACTCCTGGTCCTCGACGAACCGACCAACGGCCTCGACCCCCAGGGCATGCGCGAGATCCGCTCTCTGGTCAGAGAGCTGGCCTCGGACGGCACGACCGTCTTCCTCTCCTCCCACCTCCTCGACGAGATCGAACAGGTCTGCACCCACGCGGCGGTGATGGCCCGAGGGCGCCTGATCACACAGGGGCCGGTGGAGGAGCTGGCGGCGGGGGCGAAGGGACGCCTGGTGGTGACGACCCCGGACCCGACGGACGCGGCACGGGTGCTGAAGGAACAGGGCGTCGGCGATGTGGTCCTCGCCGAGGACCGGGTCACCTCCGACCCGCCGGACGGCGACCTGGCCGACATCAACGCCGCCTTGGTCGCGGCGGGGGTGCGGGTCCGGGGCTTCGGCATCGAACGAGCCTCCCTGGAGGACGCTTTCGTGGCGCTGACCGGGGAGGGCTTCGATGTCGCAGGCTGA
- a CDS encoding CHRD domain-containing protein: MGINTTFSARRKSLVVTAVAVAAAGGIAAAVIPAFATGATRADHAGHSGRAGHSGHEGPSGHAGSGQEIVSRDAAAAATSGKGGTLLAASLRGANEVPVAGGPAVGDKDGAALEFIKVKGDKVSVAVKWAGVARPTALHIHQGARGVNGGIKVDFTGLLKNSRNHTVTGTVKVEDKALLGRLKADPNSFYANLHTAQFPGGAVRGQLHKVTVAAFDFRAALHNFQASVVKGKQIYQCKPAEGGGYAFAQRDVSAVLGGRIAHSFVRPGSGTPQWIAPDRSAVTGTLVSKTPNGDRNIPELDLRATQSGRHHGLLAGTAEILRLNTVGGIAPAGSCRPGTIVGVPYQADYVFLRG, translated from the coding sequence ATGGGCATCAACACGACGTTCTCGGCACGCCGTAAGAGCCTCGTCGTCACCGCGGTCGCGGTGGCCGCCGCCGGCGGGATCGCCGCCGCGGTGATACCCGCCTTCGCCACCGGAGCCACCCGCGCCGACCACGCGGGTCACTCCGGGCGCGCCGGTCACTCCGGCCACGAGGGTCCCTCCGGCCACGCGGGGAGCGGGCAGGAGATCGTGAGCCGCGACGCGGCCGCTGCCGCGACGAGCGGCAAAGGCGGCACACTGCTCGCCGCGAGCCTGCGCGGGGCCAACGAGGTACCCGTCGCGGGCGGCCCCGCCGTCGGCGACAAGGACGGCGCCGCACTGGAGTTCATCAAGGTCAAGGGCGACAAGGTGTCCGTCGCCGTGAAGTGGGCCGGGGTCGCCAGGCCCACCGCCCTCCACATCCACCAGGGCGCGCGGGGCGTCAACGGCGGCATCAAGGTCGACTTCACCGGCCTGCTGAAGAACAGCCGCAACCACACCGTCACCGGCACCGTGAAGGTCGAGGACAAGGCCCTGCTCGGACGGCTCAAGGCCGACCCGAACTCCTTCTACGCCAACCTGCACACCGCTCAGTTCCCGGGCGGAGCCGTCCGCGGCCAGCTCCACAAGGTCACCGTCGCCGCCTTCGACTTCCGCGCCGCGCTCCACAACTTCCAGGCGTCCGTGGTCAAGGGCAAGCAGATCTACCAGTGCAAGCCGGCCGAGGGCGGCGGGTACGCCTTCGCCCAGCGGGACGTCAGCGCCGTGCTCGGCGGCCGCATCGCGCACTCCTTCGTCCGGCCCGGCTCCGGTACCCCGCAGTGGATCGCGCCCGACCGCAGCGCGGTCACCGGCACCCTCGTCTCCAAGACGCCCAACGGGGACCGGAACATCCCCGAGCTCGACCTCAGGGCCACGCAGTCCGGCCGCCACCACGGCCTGCTCGCCGGCACCGCGGAGATCCTGCGGCTGAACACCGTCGGCGGCATCGCCCCGGCAGGCTCCTGCCGGCCGGGCACGATCGTCGGCGTCCCCTACCAGGCCGACTACGTGTTCCTGCGCGGCTGA
- a CDS encoding sigma-E factor regulatory protein RseB domain-containing protein — MAPYESDDSATAADAEELRAARRRKAARYVVPATVVGVAAATIGLVPALADSGDPDLPKISAQELIEKIAASDVQQLSGTVKITTDLGLPDLGGLESSLGSAAGPSGSGDGSSADPSTKLTELASGTHTLRVAADGEDKQKISLLENAAEYSLIHNGKDVWGYDSKSNSVFHTTASESDGKQKEELPATPKDLAEEALKAADKTTSVTVEGTAQVAGRDAYRLVIKPKDDGSTVGQITVAVDSATGLPLKFTLTPASGGAAVVDAGFTQVSFAKPAASTFDFTPPKGAKVEEGDAGKAPEHSEGLGRGSAGEFGKGPAGEFGKGGPEGLNVIGDGWDSIATFDTGGQGVPSGSEVGGDVGGFLNSLGDKVSGKFGEGTVFKTRLINALITDDGKVYVGAVTKDALVKAADAGK, encoded by the coding sequence ATGGCACCGTACGAATCCGACGACAGCGCGACCGCCGCTGACGCCGAGGAACTGCGCGCGGCGCGCCGGCGCAAGGCCGCGCGATACGTCGTGCCCGCCACGGTGGTGGGGGTCGCGGCGGCGACCATCGGGCTCGTCCCGGCGCTCGCCGACTCCGGCGACCCCGACCTGCCGAAGATCAGCGCACAGGAACTCATCGAGAAGATCGCCGCCTCGGACGTGCAGCAGCTGTCCGGCACCGTGAAGATCACCACCGATCTCGGACTGCCGGACCTCGGCGGTCTGGAGAGCTCCCTCGGCTCCGCCGCCGGACCCTCCGGCTCGGGCGACGGCTCGTCCGCCGACCCGTCCACCAAGCTCACCGAGCTCGCCTCCGGCACGCACACGCTGCGCGTCGCGGCCGACGGCGAGGACAAGCAGAAGATCTCGCTGCTGGAGAACGCGGCCGAGTACAGCCTCATCCACAACGGCAAGGACGTCTGGGGCTACGACAGCAAGTCCAACTCGGTCTTCCACACCACGGCCTCCGAGAGCGACGGGAAGCAGAAGGAAGAGCTCCCGGCCACGCCCAAGGACCTCGCCGAGGAAGCCCTGAAGGCCGCCGACAAGACCACGTCGGTGACCGTGGAGGGCACCGCGCAGGTCGCCGGGCGGGACGCCTACCGCCTGGTCATCAAGCCCAAGGACGACGGCTCGACGGTCGGTCAGATCACCGTGGCCGTGGACTCCGCGACCGGACTGCCGCTGAAGTTCACCCTCACCCCGGCGAGCGGCGGTGCCGCCGTGGTGGACGCGGGCTTCACCCAGGTCAGCTTCGCCAAGCCGGCCGCCTCCACCTTCGACTTCACCCCGCCGAAGGGCGCGAAGGTCGAGGAGGGGGACGCCGGCAAGGCGCCCGAGCACTCCGAGGGCCTCGGCAGGGGCTCGGCCGGCGAGTTCGGCAAGGGACCGGCCGGCGAGTTCGGCAAGGGCGGCCCCGAGGGGCTGAACGTCATCGGGGACGGCTGGGACTCCATCGCCACCTTCGACACCGGCGGCCAGGGCGTTCCGTCCGGCTCCGAGGTCGGCGGTGACGTCGGCGGCTTCCTGAACTCGCTCGGCGACAAGGTCTCCGGCAAGTTCGGCGAGGGCACCGTCTTCAAGACCCGCCTGATCAACGCCCTGATCACGGACGACGGCAAGGTCTACGTCGGCGCGGTCACCAAGGACGCGCTGGTGAAGGCCGCCGACGCGGGGAAGTAG
- a CDS encoding polyprenyl synthetase family protein, translating into MTVVGPFGLSVRDQALEADVQAGLAAVEEGLLEATKSEVPFITEAAQHLVRAGGKRFRPLLVMLAAQFGDRYAPGVVPSAVVVELTHLATLYHDDVMDEAEVRRGVDSANTRWGNSVAVLTGDFLFARASHILADLGPEAVRVQSEAFERLVTGQILETAGPQDGRDPVEHYLDVLGGKTGSLVAVSCRFGAMMSGADETVVDVLTQYGERLGVAFQLADDVLDIASDSHESGKTPGTDLREGIPTMPVLRLRERAARLGLAEDIALCELLDSDLTDDARHAEALAALRGHPALEQARRDTVRYAQDARAALAPLRECDAKAALMELCDAVVHRAG; encoded by the coding sequence GTGACCGTCGTCGGGCCGTTCGGGCTGAGCGTGCGGGACCAGGCTCTGGAAGCCGATGTCCAGGCCGGATTGGCGGCTGTCGAGGAGGGATTGCTCGAGGCCACCAAGAGCGAGGTTCCCTTCATCACGGAGGCCGCCCAGCATCTGGTGCGGGCGGGCGGGAAGCGGTTCCGGCCGTTGCTCGTGATGCTCGCCGCCCAGTTCGGTGACCGCTACGCCCCGGGCGTGGTGCCGTCGGCCGTGGTGGTGGAGCTGACCCACCTCGCGACGCTGTACCACGACGACGTCATGGACGAGGCCGAGGTCAGGCGGGGTGTCGACAGCGCCAACACCCGCTGGGGCAACTCGGTGGCCGTGCTGACGGGCGACTTCCTGTTCGCCCGCGCCTCGCACATCCTGGCCGACCTCGGGCCCGAGGCGGTCCGGGTGCAGTCGGAGGCGTTCGAGCGCCTGGTCACCGGCCAGATCCTGGAGACGGCGGGGCCGCAGGACGGCCGTGATCCGGTCGAGCACTACCTCGACGTGCTCGGCGGCAAGACCGGCTCGCTGGTCGCGGTCTCGTGCCGCTTCGGGGCGATGATGTCGGGCGCCGACGAGACGGTCGTGGACGTCCTGACCCAGTACGGCGAGCGTCTCGGCGTGGCCTTCCAGCTCGCGGACGACGTCCTGGACATCGCCTCCGACTCCCACGAGTCCGGCAAGACGCCGGGCACGGACCTGCGCGAGGGCATTCCCACGATGCCGGTGCTGCGGCTGCGGGAGCGGGCCGCCCGGCTCGGTCTCGCCGAGGACATCGCCCTGTGCGAGCTGCTCGACTCCGACCTCACGGACGACGCACGGCACGCGGAGGCGCTGGCCGCCCTGCGCGGACACCCCGCGCTGGAGCAGGCCCGCCGGGACACCGTGCGCTACGCGCAGGACGCGCGCGCGGCGCTCGCCCCGCTGCGGGAGTGCGACGCGAAGGCGGCGCTGATGGAACTGTGCGACGCGGTGGTCCACCGCGCGGGATAG
- a CDS encoding CocE/NonD family hydrolase gives MRIRTSFPYETAHEDIRVPLADGTRLYARVWRPLTPERVPAILEYQPYRLTDRTAPRDRQRHPWYAGHGYASVRVDVRGHGNSEGVPGDAYSATELADGVEVVNWLAAQPWCDGRVGMFGISWGGFTSLRIAALAPEPLKAVVTVCSTDDRYDNDVHYLGGSVLAVDMHAWAATMLALVCRPPDPLYAGEAWRDLWLERLEQVDPFLHTWLDHQTRDDYWRRGSVREGLGTIGAAVLAVGGWHDPYRDTVLRLVEHLPADRVRGIVGPWSHQYPDRGRPPGPAIGFLQETLRWWDQHLKGVDTGVMREPLLRSYVVDSHSPATVHATLPGRWVGEPAWPSPNVTTVSYGLQGAPVLVRSPQHTGVDAGRFLPFGNDADLPPDQREEDARSACFEFAVGEETWVLGQPRVRLRVTSEVSRGQVVARLCDVAPDGSSTLVTRGALNLSARHGQDRVVPWEPGATQEVTLALNGIGHAFPPGHRIRLAVSSAYWPWIWPQPGSQAGFMLDPAGSFLELPVRAREASSDIVFEEPEQSAPLGAGLPATLDEPRPERLVVRDVAKGEWRLEVDPRGGGTRVYPDGLECTEEALETYTVDENDPLSARTRSDRSIRLHRPELAWDTTVRSRSEITCDGTDFRTANEVVCTEGGEVVFHRTWEKRIPRTAG, from the coding sequence ATGCGCATCCGTACGTCCTTCCCCTACGAGACGGCCCACGAGGACATCCGTGTCCCGCTCGCCGACGGGACGCGCCTGTACGCACGCGTGTGGCGGCCCCTCACCCCCGAACGGGTACCCGCGATCCTCGAGTACCAGCCGTATCGCCTCACCGACCGGACCGCGCCCCGCGACCGGCAGCGCCACCCCTGGTACGCGGGCCACGGCTACGCCTCCGTCCGCGTGGACGTGCGCGGGCACGGCAACAGCGAGGGCGTCCCGGGCGATGCGTACTCGGCGACCGAACTCGCCGACGGGGTCGAGGTCGTCAACTGGCTGGCCGCGCAGCCCTGGTGCGACGGCCGGGTCGGCATGTTCGGCATCTCCTGGGGCGGCTTCACCTCCCTGCGGATCGCGGCCCTCGCACCCGAGCCGCTCAAGGCGGTCGTCACGGTGTGCTCCACCGACGACCGCTATGACAACGACGTGCACTACCTGGGAGGTTCCGTCCTCGCGGTGGACATGCACGCGTGGGCGGCGACGATGCTCGCCCTCGTCTGCCGCCCGCCGGATCCGCTGTACGCGGGCGAGGCGTGGCGGGACCTGTGGCTCGAGCGCCTGGAACAGGTCGACCCGTTCCTCCACACCTGGCTCGACCACCAGACCCGCGACGACTACTGGCGGCGGGGCAGCGTCCGCGAGGGCCTCGGCACGATCGGCGCGGCCGTCCTCGCGGTGGGCGGCTGGCACGACCCGTACCGTGACACGGTCCTCCGGCTCGTCGAGCACCTGCCGGCCGACCGCGTTCGGGGAATCGTCGGCCCCTGGTCCCACCAGTACCCGGACCGCGGCCGGCCGCCCGGCCCGGCGATCGGCTTCCTCCAGGAGACCCTGCGCTGGTGGGACCAGCACCTCAAGGGCGTCGACACCGGCGTCATGCGAGAACCGCTCCTGCGCTCCTACGTCGTGGACTCCCACTCCCCGGCGACGGTCCACGCCACCCTGCCGGGCCGCTGGGTCGGCGAACCGGCCTGGCCTTCCCCGAACGTGACGACGGTGTCGTACGGCCTTCAGGGCGCCCCCGTCCTGGTCCGCTCCCCGCAGCACACGGGCGTGGACGCCGGCCGGTTCCTCCCGTTCGGGAACGACGCGGACCTGCCGCCGGACCAGCGGGAGGAGGACGCCCGCTCGGCCTGCTTCGAGTTCGCGGTGGGCGAGGAGACATGGGTGCTGGGGCAACCCAGGGTGCGGCTCAGGGTGACCTCGGAGGTGTCGCGCGGGCAGGTCGTCGCGCGGCTGTGCGACGTGGCCCCCGACGGGTCGTCGACCCTCGTGACCCGGGGCGCGCTGAACCTCTCCGCACGCCATGGCCAGGACCGGGTGGTGCCCTGGGAGCCGGGGGCCACGCAGGAGGTGACGCTCGCGCTGAACGGCATCGGGCACGCCTTCCCGCCGGGCCACCGCATCCGGCTGGCCGTCTCCTCCGCGTACTGGCCGTGGATCTGGCCGCAGCCCGGGTCGCAGGCGGGGTTCATGTTGGACCCGGCGGGCAGCTTCCTCGAACTGCCGGTACGCGCGCGTGAGGCGTCCTCGGACATCGTGTTCGAGGAGCCGGAGCAGTCCGCGCCGCTGGGGGCCGGCCTCCCGGCCACGCTGGACGAGCCCCGCCCGGAGCGCCTGGTCGTCCGTGACGTGGCCAAGGGCGAGTGGCGCCTGGAGGTCGACCCCCGCGGCGGCGGCACGCGCGTGTACCCCGACGGTCTGGAGTGCACCGAGGAAGCGCTGGAGACGTACACCGTCGACGAGAACGATCCCCTGTCCGCCCGCACCCGCTCGGACCGGTCGATCCGGCTGCACCGGCCGGAGCTCGCGTGGGACACCACCGTCCGCTCCCGCTCGGAGATCACCTGTGACGGGACGGATTTCCGCACCGCGAACGAGGTGGTCTGCACCGAGGGCGGCGAGGTGGTCTTCCACCGGACGTGGGAGAAGCGGATCCCACGGACTGCCGGTTGA